Proteins encoded in a region of the Cytobacillus pseudoceanisediminis genome:
- the lepB gene encoding signal peptidase I produces MKEGLRKEGAEWLKAFAIGIIIFAFIRTFFFSNYVVEGESMMPTLQDGNKLIVNKIGYQVSDLERFDVIVFHHNDEEDFVKRIIGMPGDEIEYRNDELFINSKKVDEPYLEKYRKETLGGKLTGDFTLLEMTGTETVPEGKLFVMGDNRLGSWDSRHFGFISAGQVVGKVNLRYWPLDEMDASF; encoded by the coding sequence GTGAAGGAAGGATTGAGAAAAGAAGGAGCGGAATGGCTGAAGGCTTTTGCAATTGGCATCATTATCTTTGCTTTTATACGGACTTTTTTCTTCTCCAATTATGTTGTGGAAGGTGAATCCATGATGCCCACTCTTCAGGATGGAAATAAACTGATTGTGAATAAAATCGGTTACCAGGTCAGCGACTTAGAGCGCTTTGACGTAATTGTTTTTCATCATAATGATGAAGAGGATTTTGTAAAAAGAATTATAGGGATGCCAGGGGATGAAATCGAATACCGCAATGATGAACTATTTATAAATAGTAAAAAAGTGGATGAGCCATACTTGGAGAAATACCGGAAAGAAACATTGGGCGGCAAACTGACAGGTGATTTTACACTCCTGGAGATGACGGGCACTGAAACGGTTCCAGAGGGAAAACTATTTGTTATGGGAGATAATCGCCTCGGAAGCTGGGACAGCAGACATTTTGGATTTATTTCAGCCGGCCAGGTTGTAGGAAAAGTAAACCTGCGCTATTGGCCGCTTGATGAAATGGATGCGTCATTCTAA
- a CDS encoding M48 family metallopeptidase: MARKLGFYGALAFFVYGLFFYWYLFYFADSSLPFEYEGSRADPATFLNGRELMLSEEYSKIRNLLFFISTPFEWIFYLFILLFGLSKAFKKWAEQTAPYKFLQTAIYLIWLSFFAFIATMPLSYISFSLSKTYNISTQSFSGWMKDELIDFWVNYGMMVLIVSVLYWLINKSRKRWWLYAWLLSVPFTLFMMFLQPVVIDPLYNDFYPLKNKELETKILDLANQAKIPAEHVFEVDMAEKTNALNAYVTGIGSNSRIVLWDTTLNKLTEDQILFIMAHEMAHYVEKHIYIGIGGYLLLSLLGLYLTAKIMEKAVDKWGRALKIPAVNDIRSLPLFLMILSMLLFISSPLSNFVSRYQETRADRYAIEMTTDSKAAIETFQELTRAGLSQVNPPLLVKIFRYGHPTMLERISMLEEFEMEQRQKERKQAAD, translated from the coding sequence ATGGCGCGGAAATTAGGCTTTTACGGGGCGCTGGCCTTTTTTGTATACGGTTTATTTTTTTATTGGTATTTATTCTATTTTGCTGACAGCAGTCTGCCCTTTGAGTATGAAGGCTCACGGGCAGATCCGGCAACTTTCCTGAACGGCAGGGAACTGATGCTCAGTGAGGAATATTCTAAAATAAGAAACCTGCTGTTTTTTATTTCTACACCTTTTGAATGGATTTTCTATTTATTCATTCTCTTATTTGGCTTATCGAAGGCTTTTAAGAAGTGGGCTGAACAGACTGCACCTTATAAATTCCTGCAAACGGCGATTTATTTGATTTGGCTTTCTTTTTTCGCGTTTATTGCTACTATGCCATTAAGCTATATCAGCTTTTCACTTTCAAAAACGTATAATATCTCGACACAGAGCTTCAGCGGATGGATGAAGGATGAACTCATTGATTTTTGGGTTAATTATGGAATGATGGTTCTCATAGTGTCTGTATTGTACTGGCTGATTAATAAGAGCAGGAAGAGATGGTGGCTTTATGCCTGGTTATTGTCTGTTCCATTTACCTTATTTATGATGTTCCTGCAGCCTGTTGTCATTGACCCTCTTTATAATGATTTCTATCCTTTGAAAAACAAGGAACTTGAAACGAAAATTCTGGATTTGGCAAATCAGGCTAAAATACCGGCGGAACATGTCTTTGAAGTCGATATGGCAGAGAAAACAAATGCGCTGAATGCATATGTGACTGGTATCGGATCAAATTCAAGAATTGTTCTATGGGACACAACCCTGAATAAATTAACTGAAGATCAGATCCTGTTTATAATGGCACATGAAATGGCCCATTACGTGGAAAAGCATATATATATCGGAATTGGCGGTTACTTGCTGCTTTCCCTGCTGGGCCTTTATTTGACAGCCAAAATAATGGAGAAAGCAGTCGATAAATGGGGACGGGCGCTTAAAATTCCTGCGGTAAATGATATTCGGTCCCTGCCGCTGTTTTTGATGATTCTTTCGATGCTGCTTTTTATTTCAAGTCCTCTATCCAATTTTGTTTCACGGTATCAGGAAACAAGGGCAGACCGCTATGCCATCGAAATGACGACGGACTCAAAAGCAGCAATAGAAACATTTCAGGAGCTGACACGTGCCGGTTTAAGCCAGGTTAATCCGCCGCTTCTCGTAAAAATATTCCGGTATGGACATCCAACCATGCTGGAGCGTATTTCCATGCTCGAAGAATTTGAAATGGAACAGAGGCAAAAAGAACGGAAGCAGGCGGCAGACTGA
- a CDS encoding Type 1 glutamine amidotransferase-like domain-containing protein, which translates to MNKYTSGLTQNGARNFCYLPLSPAPPESFLQELVSCTGVIIGGGETEKYRSYIVDTEVGEYIGKMYKNGIPVAVFSAGALIIPEHCIIPPIDTSEKQHLFLKGIGLIRDCVISVHFTKWNEGENLKRAAGKTNVTAGYGIDDDAGIYFYNEIQTDSEGGIHIYKNEI; encoded by the coding sequence ATGAATAAGTATACTTCCGGCTTAACTCAAAATGGCGCAAGGAATTTCTGTTATCTGCCTCTTTCCCCTGCACCACCAGAATCTTTTCTTCAAGAATTGGTGTCCTGTACCGGGGTCATCATTGGAGGCGGTGAAACGGAAAAATACAGAAGTTATATTGTTGATACTGAAGTGGGAGAATACATTGGCAAGATGTACAAGAACGGTATTCCTGTAGCAGTTTTTTCGGCAGGTGCCCTAATTATCCCGGAGCATTGCATAATTCCCCCTATTGATACATCTGAAAAACAGCATCTCTTTCTGAAAGGTATCGGGTTAATCAGGGATTGTGTCATTAGTGTCCATTTCACTAAATGGAATGAAGGGGAAAATTTAAAGAGGGCAGCGGGGAAAACCAATGTCACGGCTGGTTATGGAATTGATGATGATGCAGGCATTTATTTTTATAATGAAATTCAGACTGATAGTGAAGGCGGCATACATATTTATAAGAATGAAATATAA
- a CDS encoding S9 family peptidase, with amino-acid sequence MTQKNTIKPEDLYQLKSVADPQLSLNGNDLAFVETRMLDEENTYSSNIFYLNTIKGNMPVQWTYGKHRNHSPRWSPDGESIAFVSDRDGKSQIYVMSKAGGEAKQLTHCANGASKPVWSPDGKKIVFNLSVKPGEDAETKENQEKQTDRPLPLEIEKMKHKSDAQGFWSGRYSQVALIDIETGGMEQLTSGEHDYQLQDWSPDGKWIAVTADLSEDKDFSFLSDVYIIHLETKDMKRITNGKGYFGSATWSPDGKYIGLFGHEREYENATHTKVWVYNLEFGNLQCLTAESDILAGDYAIGDFQQGTVTPGILWAEDSRSFYFLATDHGNTVVYYGSLDGELYPALLDQQHVYGLTTGGSVNKAVVAISKPSYPGDLFLLDVPTGELKQLTNVNEEFLKGVELADAEPIQFKSSDDWDLHGWIMKPAHLKEGEKVPLVLEIHGGPHAMYANSYFHEFQCLAAKGYAVLFINPRGSHGYGQHFVDAVRGDYGGKDYEDIMDAVDYALENFDFIDKDRLGVTGGSYGGFMTNWIIGHTSRFKAAVTQRSISNWISFYGVSDIGYYFTDWQIKSDLNDIEKLWKHSPLAYVNDMNTPLLILHSEKDYRCPIEQAEQLFIALKHRKKTAKFVRFPEANHELSRSGKPNLRISRLNYIAGWFNEYL; translated from the coding sequence ATGACGCAAAAAAATACAATTAAACCGGAAGACCTTTATCAGTTAAAATCAGTAGCTGATCCGCAGCTATCCTTGAATGGAAATGACTTAGCTTTTGTTGAGACCAGAATGCTTGATGAGGAAAATACATATAGTTCAAATATTTTTTACTTAAATACCATTAAAGGCAATATGCCGGTTCAATGGACTTACGGCAAACATCGTAATCATTCGCCCCGCTGGTCTCCTGATGGGGAGTCAATCGCATTTGTATCCGACAGAGACGGAAAATCACAGATTTATGTGATGAGCAAAGCAGGAGGAGAAGCCAAACAGCTGACACACTGTGCAAATGGCGCTTCAAAGCCTGTTTGGTCACCTGATGGGAAGAAGATTGTTTTCAATCTTTCAGTAAAGCCTGGAGAAGATGCAGAAACAAAGGAAAATCAGGAAAAACAGACAGACAGGCCCCTTCCTCTTGAAATTGAAAAAATGAAGCACAAATCAGACGCCCAGGGTTTTTGGAGCGGAAGGTACAGCCAGGTTGCATTAATAGATATTGAAACTGGCGGAATGGAGCAGCTGACATCCGGAGAACATGACTACCAATTGCAAGACTGGTCACCAGATGGAAAATGGATTGCTGTTACGGCAGATTTAAGTGAAGACAAAGATTTCTCTTTTCTAAGCGATGTCTATATTATCCATCTTGAAACAAAAGACATGAAAAGGATTACAAATGGAAAAGGTTATTTTGGAAGCGCCACATGGTCGCCGGATGGAAAATACATAGGATTGTTCGGGCATGAAAGGGAATACGAAAATGCTACGCATACAAAGGTCTGGGTGTATAATCTCGAATTTGGAAATCTGCAGTGCCTTACTGCAGAATCAGATATATTGGCTGGTGATTATGCCATCGGGGATTTCCAGCAGGGTACAGTAACACCGGGAATTCTTTGGGCAGAGGACAGCAGAAGCTTTTATTTCCTGGCAACTGACCATGGTAATACAGTTGTTTATTATGGCTCTTTAGATGGGGAATTATATCCTGCGCTGCTGGATCAGCAGCATGTATATGGATTGACAACAGGAGGAAGCGTCAATAAAGCTGTTGTAGCCATTAGCAAGCCGTCATATCCAGGGGATTTATTTTTGCTTGATGTCCCAACAGGGGAATTAAAACAGCTGACAAATGTGAATGAAGAGTTCCTGAAAGGTGTAGAGTTGGCAGATGCGGAGCCAATTCAGTTTAAATCTTCAGATGATTGGGATCTGCATGGCTGGATCATGAAACCAGCCCATCTGAAAGAGGGCGAAAAAGTACCGCTTGTGCTCGAAATCCATGGCGGCCCTCATGCCATGTATGCCAATTCATATTTTCACGAATTTCAATGTCTCGCAGCAAAAGGCTATGCGGTCTTATTTATCAATCCACGGGGAAGCCATGGATATGGCCAGCATTTTGTAGATGCTGTAAGAGGAGATTACGGGGGCAAGGATTATGAAGATATTATGGATGCAGTCGATTATGCGCTGGAAAACTTCGATTTTATCGATAAAGACCGGCTTGGCGTAACGGGAGGAAGCTATGGCGGGTTTATGACCAACTGGATTATTGGACACACCAGCCGATTTAAGGCGGCAGTCACTCAGCGATCCATCTCCAACTGGATCAGCTTTTATGGAGTAAGTGATATCGGCTACTATTTTACTGATTGGCAAATCAAGAGTGATTTGAATGATATAGAAAAGCTTTGGAAACATTCCCCGCTTGCTTATGTGAATGATATGAATACACCTCTGCTGATTTTGCACAGCGAAAAGGATTATCGCTGTCCAATTGAGCAGGCAGAGCAATTATTCATAGCCTTAAAGCATCGGAAGAAAACAGCAAAATTTGTGCGGTTCCCTGAAGCCAACCATGAGCTTTCCAGAAGCGGAAAACCGAATTTAAGAATCAGCCGCCTGAATTACATTGCCGGCTGGTTTAATGAATATCTATAA
- a CDS encoding thiolase family protein, which yields MRNVVITSAVRTPVGTFGGAFKDLLPTDLIVPVLKEAAGRSGLQSNEVDEVILGHCIQRTDEPNTARTAALLAGFDDTTTGFTVQRQCASGMQAIMSAALQIQSGMSDIVIAGGVEAMSSSPYVLKQHRWGARMQHGQVTDTVWEILEDPIHHIMMGETAENLAEMHAITREEQDEAALLSHRRALHAIENGYFDSQIVPITVKSRKGEVTVTKDENPRADLTAEKLRSLSPVFRKGGSVTAGNASSLNDGGAALVLMPEDLALDKGLKPLAKIAGFSVAGVDPKVMGIGPVPAVQKGLANVSWSLDDADLIEINEAFAAQYLAVEKELGLNRDKVNVNGSGISLGHPIGCTGARLVVGLVHELKRRGGHKGIASLCVGGGMGATIFVETYE from the coding sequence ATGAGAAATGTTGTCATAACATCAGCAGTCAGAACACCGGTTGGCACGTTTGGAGGAGCGTTTAAGGATCTGCTGCCGACGGATTTGATTGTGCCTGTATTAAAAGAAGCTGCCGGGAGAAGCGGCCTGCAGAGCAATGAGGTGGATGAAGTGATATTGGGACACTGCATTCAGCGTACAGATGAACCGAATACAGCAAGAACAGCAGCTTTGCTTGCAGGCTTTGACGATACAACAACAGGGTTCACAGTCCAGAGGCAGTGTGCATCCGGTATGCAGGCAATTATGTCTGCAGCACTGCAGATTCAGTCAGGGATGTCAGATATCGTGATTGCTGGAGGAGTTGAAGCCATGAGCTCCAGCCCTTATGTATTAAAACAGCATCGCTGGGGCGCCCGCATGCAGCATGGGCAGGTAACCGATACCGTATGGGAAATTCTCGAAGATCCAATCCATCATATTATGATGGGGGAAACGGCAGAAAACCTGGCAGAAATGCATGCCATTACAAGAGAAGAACAAGATGAAGCAGCCTTGCTCAGCCACAGGAGAGCCTTGCATGCAATTGAAAACGGTTACTTTGATTCGCAGATCGTTCCAATTACTGTGAAAAGCAGGAAAGGAGAAGTAACCGTTACAAAAGATGAAAACCCGCGGGCAGATTTAACAGCCGAAAAGCTGCGAAGCTTGAGCCCTGTCTTCAGAAAGGGTGGCTCTGTTACAGCAGGAAATGCATCAAGCCTGAATGACGGCGGAGCAGCACTTGTCCTGATGCCGGAAGATCTGGCTCTGGACAAGGGACTGAAGCCTCTGGCAAAGATTGCTGGCTTCTCCGTGGCAGGAGTAGATCCAAAAGTAATGGGAATAGGGCCTGTGCCGGCAGTACAAAAAGGTCTTGCTAATGTAAGCTGGTCGCTTGATGATGCAGACTTGATTGAGATAAATGAGGCTTTTGCAGCCCAATATTTGGCGGTTGAGAAAGAGTTAGGCTTAAACCGGGACAAAGTAAATGTAAATGGAAGCGGAATCAGTCTGGGACACCCTATTGGATGTACCGGTGCGCGCCTTGTTGTGGGTCTCGTTCATGAATTAAAGAGAAGAGGCGGCCATAAAGGAATAGCTTCTCTATGTGTCGGAGGCGGGATGGGAGCCACAATATTTGTGGAAACGTACGAATAA
- a CDS encoding MFS transporter has product MISKQILIATSVILTVTGVFVASNIYTLIPIYGDIADSFQVNENYIVGGGSLFAFFYAAGLLFFGPASDTFGRRRIIITGLFASALSTCAVGLSPNVEALYITRSIQGLTLGSFAPVAFAYTFDLFRPRGRTLLLVFINTGFLVAGILGQLISSTITFYFKWNYAFYFFAFCYFILFLVSYKILPGTSPPSKSGVSVISIMKKLLMKGSLLQSYAITFTLLFAFVAFYDAIGRNFEGTMEELFTLRAVGLIGALLSLFTGKLIERIGAHSTLKLGLLLGIFSIINMFFFSSTIALMAISIMFVASISLLVPTVITLIGMIAGADRAKALSLYSFFY; this is encoded by the coding sequence ATGATTTCAAAACAGATCCTGATTGCAACTTCAGTCATTTTGACAGTTACAGGAGTTTTTGTGGCCAGCAATATTTATACACTAATCCCTATTTACGGGGATATTGCTGACTCTTTTCAGGTAAATGAAAATTATATTGTTGGCGGTGGAAGCCTGTTTGCATTTTTTTATGCAGCCGGCCTGCTATTCTTTGGCCCTGCTTCCGATACCTTTGGCAGGCGCAGAATTATTATTACAGGTTTGTTTGCTTCTGCTTTGTCCACTTGTGCTGTAGGGCTTTCTCCTAATGTAGAGGCTCTCTATATAACCAGGTCGATTCAGGGGCTGACTCTTGGGAGCTTTGCTCCTGTTGCCTTCGCTTATACCTTTGATCTTTTCAGGCCGAGGGGCCGCACCCTGCTGCTTGTTTTTATCAATACAGGATTCCTTGTCGCCGGCATTCTTGGACAGCTGATCAGTTCGACAATTACTTTTTATTTTAAATGGAACTATGCTTTTTATTTCTTTGCGTTTTGCTATTTTATTCTTTTCCTTGTATCGTATAAAATACTTCCAGGCACTTCTCCTCCTTCCAAATCAGGGGTTTCCGTTATTTCTATTATGAAAAAACTATTAATGAAGGGAAGCCTGCTCCAAAGCTATGCTATTACCTTTACTTTGCTGTTTGCCTTTGTAGCTTTTTACGATGCAATAGGAAGGAATTTCGAGGGAACCATGGAGGAGCTGTTCACATTAAGAGCTGTGGGACTAATCGGGGCGCTGCTGTCTCTCTTTACGGGAAAATTAATTGAGCGGATTGGTGCCCATTCGACATTAAAGCTTGGTTTACTTTTAGGGATTTTCAGCATTATTAATATGTTTTTCTTCAGCAGCACTATTGCCTTAATGGCAATTTCCATTATGTTTGTGGCTTCCATATCCCTTCTTGTTCCCACTGTTATCACACTGATTGGCATGATTGCAGGGGCTGACCGTGCAAAAGCGCTTTCTCTCTATTCTTTTTTCTATTAA
- a CDS encoding AzlD domain-containing protein, with protein sequence MSSHIVWMIVGMAAVTYIPRLLPFVLFKGKELPGFVQGILKNVPYATLGALIFPGILFINEDIWFGLLGAAAAFLAAFLGANVIVVVLGSIAVLSVYSFLF encoded by the coding sequence ATGAGTAGCCATATCGTGTGGATGATTGTTGGGATGGCAGCAGTTACGTATATCCCAAGACTGCTGCCTTTTGTGCTTTTTAAGGGGAAGGAGCTTCCCGGGTTCGTTCAGGGGATATTAAAGAATGTGCCGTATGCGACCTTAGGGGCACTTATTTTTCCAGGCATCCTGTTTATAAATGAAGATATTTGGTTTGGGCTGCTCGGGGCAGCTGCTGCTTTTCTAGCAGCCTTTTTAGGTGCAAATGTGATTGTTGTTGTATTAGGATCGATTGCTGTGTTATCTGTATATTCTTTCTTATTTTAG
- a CDS encoding LCP family protein, with product MKRRKRKKWKSVLLILFLLIAGTLGYSYFQFKQGVSQTEGEANIQTEEFEFNGEKDKYGGTNILILGSDARGKEKSRADTIMVAQYHPEKGTYKLISFMRDMYVDIPGHGQNRINSALAYGGPELLRQTIKENFDIDIKYYSIVDFEGFVHLIDEAFPRGVEIDVEKRMSANIGVTLEPGLQRLDGEHLLGYVRFRQDAVGDFGRVERQQKVMKEVASQFTSLQTITKLPKLIGVVTPFVNTNMDTGDILYIGKDFLSKDNRNVETLRVPVDGTFENQRINGAAVLGIDKEANKAAIHEFLSK from the coding sequence ATGAAAAGAAGAAAAAGAAAAAAATGGAAGTCCGTCCTCCTGATTCTGTTTCTCTTGATTGCAGGAACCCTTGGCTATTCGTATTTTCAGTTCAAGCAAGGTGTTTCCCAGACAGAGGGAGAGGCAAATATACAGACAGAAGAGTTTGAATTTAACGGTGAAAAAGATAAATATGGAGGAACGAATATTCTGATCCTTGGAAGTGACGCAAGGGGAAAAGAGAAATCAAGGGCAGATACCATCATGGTTGCCCAATATCATCCTGAAAAGGGAACATATAAACTTATTTCTTTTATGAGAGATATGTACGTGGACATACCGGGCCATGGGCAAAACAGAATAAATTCAGCTCTTGCTTATGGTGGTCCTGAGTTATTAAGGCAAACGATTAAGGAAAACTTTGATATAGATATTAAATATTACTCAATTGTTGATTTCGAAGGCTTTGTTCATTTAATTGATGAAGCTTTTCCAAGAGGGGTAGAAATTGATGTAGAAAAAAGAATGTCTGCCAATATCGGTGTTACTCTGGAACCGGGTCTGCAGCGCCTTGATGGAGAGCATCTCCTTGGGTATGTCAGGTTTAGGCAGGATGCCGTAGGGGATTTTGGAAGAGTAGAACGCCAGCAGAAGGTAATGAAAGAAGTAGCAAGCCAGTTTACAAGCCTTCAGACCATTACAAAGCTTCCGAAACTAATCGGGGTAGTAACTCCATTTGTAAATACTAATATGGATACGGGAGATATTCTTTATATCGGGAAAGATTTCTTATCTAAGGATAACAGGAATGTAGAGACTCTTCGTGTTCCTGTTGATGGAACATTTGAAAACCAGAGAATTAATGGTGCTGCTGTTTTAGGCATTGATAAAGAGGCAAACAAAGCGGCTATCCATGAGTTTCTTTCGAAATAA
- the fabG gene encoding 3-oxoacyl-ACP reductase FabG — translation MRLKDKVAIITGAANGIGLAAAEKFAGEGAVVAMADYDADMGITRAQELKEKGLQVEFFQVNVSDRQSIDSMAEAVKAAFGKIDILINNAGITRDGMLAKLAADDFQAVMDVNLTGVFHCTQAVLPFMLEQGSGKIINTSSVSGVYGNVGQTNYAAAKAGVLGMTKTWAKELGRKGINVNAVAPGFISTGMTAKVPEKVIGQMQGMVPLGRLGKPEDIANAYLFLASDESDYVNGTVLHVDGGIMM, via the coding sequence ATGAGGCTGAAGGATAAAGTCGCCATTATTACAGGTGCGGCGAATGGAATTGGTCTGGCTGCTGCCGAAAAGTTTGCAGGTGAAGGAGCGGTGGTAGCTATGGCTGATTATGATGCAGACATGGGAATTACCAGGGCACAAGAGCTGAAGGAAAAAGGTCTTCAGGTTGAGTTTTTTCAGGTTAATGTCTCGGACAGGCAAAGCATAGACAGTATGGCGGAAGCTGTAAAAGCGGCATTTGGAAAAATTGACATCCTGATCAATAATGCAGGAATTACGAGGGACGGGATGCTGGCAAAGCTTGCTGCAGATGATTTTCAGGCGGTTATGGACGTGAATCTGACAGGTGTCTTTCATTGTACACAAGCAGTCCTTCCATTCATGCTGGAACAGGGAAGCGGAAAAATAATCAATACGTCCTCTGTATCGGGAGTCTATGGGAATGTCGGACAGACAAACTATGCGGCAGCCAAAGCGGGTGTATTGGGGATGACCAAAACATGGGCAAAAGAACTCGGCAGAAAAGGAATCAACGTAAATGCCGTTGCCCCAGGATTCATCTCAACCGGTATGACAGCAAAAGTACCGGAAAAGGTTATTGGCCAAATGCAGGGCATGGTTCCCCTGGGCAGACTTGGAAAACCGGAAGATATTGCGAATGCATACCTGTTTCTGGCTTCCGATGAGTCGGATTATGTGAATGGCACGGTCCTTCATGTAGATGGCGGCATCATGATGTAA
- a CDS encoding TVP38/TMEM64 family protein, whose product MDFELFKDWLTLDNIMDLIREYRSFGPLPGILLPMLEAFLPFLPLVLFVMANASAFGLWLGFLYSWLGAVAGALLVFLLVRKYGQKRILRFLKKHKQVQRLMKWVEKHGFGPLFILLCFPFTPSAVVNIVAGLSNISMAQYMLAVLSGKIVMIFTISFVGYDIKSLVTQPIRTAIVALVIFILWYVGKIIEIKMNMSVEKDRGNKKQ is encoded by the coding sequence ATGGATTTTGAACTGTTCAAAGATTGGTTAACATTGGATAATATAATGGATTTAATTCGGGAATATCGTTCATTTGGACCGCTCCCCGGTATTCTGCTTCCAATGCTAGAAGCATTTTTGCCTTTTCTGCCCCTGGTTTTGTTTGTTATGGCAAATGCGAGTGCATTTGGTCTCTGGCTGGGTTTCTTATACTCCTGGCTCGGCGCGGTCGCAGGAGCGCTGCTCGTTTTCCTGCTGGTCAGGAAATATGGCCAGAAACGAATACTCCGTTTTTTGAAGAAGCATAAGCAGGTACAGAGGCTTATGAAATGGGTGGAAAAGCATGGGTTTGGACCATTGTTCATCCTGCTCTGTTTTCCGTTTACTCCTTCGGCAGTCGTAAATATTGTCGCAGGGCTTTCGAATATCAGCATGGCTCAATATATGCTGGCAGTCCTGAGTGGCAAAATAGTGATGATTTTTACAATAAGCTTTGTCGGATATGATATCAAATCATTAGTAACACAGCCAATTCGGACAGCCATTGTTGCATTGGTCATTTTCATTCTTTGGTATGTCGGCAAAATCATTGAAATAAAGATGAATATGAGCGTAGAAAAAGATCGCGGGAATAAAAAGCAATGA
- a CDS encoding IDEAL domain-containing protein: protein MKEKSYTELMKTSGIKRKNHKDSFVLDLYIDMLVTEILLNTEKEKLMNKIDAAIDERNKPSFMHLSKQYKELSKRFGT, encoded by the coding sequence ATGAAGGAAAAATCATACACCGAATTGATGAAAACCAGTGGGATAAAACGGAAAAACCATAAGGATTCTTTTGTTCTTGACCTTTATATTGATATGCTTGTTACCGAGATTCTGCTGAATACTGAAAAAGAAAAGCTGATGAATAAAATAGACGCAGCAATTGATGAAAGAAATAAACCGTCATTTATGCATTTATCAAAGCAGTACAAAGAACTTTCCAAACGTTTTGGCACTTAG
- a CDS encoding GNAT family N-acetyltransferase — protein MISSTILSGKRIILGSFIEDDIKKIIQWHADEKIMRNLDALPVKPKQEMEIKKWLDECPQNTFRFSLRLKEANELIGYAELNGILWPHRTSWITIAIADEAEWGKGYGKEAMQCLIRYAFMELNLYRLQLSVFSYNTRAKTLYESLGFQREGCYREFLERDGKRHDMYLYGLLRKEWKE, from the coding sequence GTGATAAGCAGTACGATATTGTCTGGAAAGAGGATCATTCTGGGATCGTTTATTGAGGATGATATTAAAAAGATAATCCAGTGGCATGCAGACGAAAAAATCATGCGAAACCTGGATGCTCTGCCGGTAAAACCCAAACAGGAAATGGAAATTAAGAAATGGCTTGATGAATGTCCGCAAAACACCTTCAGATTTTCGCTTAGGTTAAAAGAAGCAAATGAACTGATAGGATATGCGGAGCTAAACGGCATTCTATGGCCACACAGAACAAGCTGGATCACCATTGCCATTGCAGATGAAGCCGAATGGGGTAAAGGGTATGGAAAGGAAGCCATGCAATGCCTGATTCGCTATGCTTTTATGGAGCTGAATCTGTATAGGCTTCAGCTTTCTGTATTTTCCTATAATACTAGAGCAAAAACTCTTTATGAAAGTCTTGGATTCCAGAGAGAAGGCTGCTATAGAGAGTTTCTTGAGCGCGATGGAAAACGGCATGATATGTATCTATACGGGCTCCTGAGAAAGGAGTGGAAAGAGTGA
- a CDS encoding competence protein ComK produces the protein MSHNTQMIEEYEVNPNTMIIKPLAYGLKVYSQIWELDDEVTSPFKPIDIIKSSCKYFGSSYEGRKEGTRQLTGITHKAPITIDPTNFIYFFPTASPNNPECIWIALDHINYFKRAENAHTQVVFKNKQSFIIPVSYTTLNNQVLRTALLKTTLIRRIEDSERKALYFVNGSKIMNASERTGAYQ, from the coding sequence ATGAGCCATAATACCCAAATGATCGAGGAGTATGAAGTCAATCCAAATACAATGATTATCAAACCCCTCGCTTATGGGCTGAAAGTTTATTCGCAAATCTGGGAGCTTGATGATGAGGTGACTTCCCCTTTTAAGCCGATCGATATAATTAAAAGCAGCTGCAAATATTTTGGATCAAGCTATGAAGGCAGAAAAGAGGGTACACGCCAATTAACCGGCATTACCCATAAAGCTCCAATAACGATAGACCCCACAAATTTCATTTATTTTTTCCCGACGGCTTCTCCAAACAATCCTGAATGCATCTGGATTGCATTGGATCATATCAATTATTTCAAGCGAGCGGAAAACGCACATACTCAAGTGGTTTTTAAGAATAAGCAAAGCTTCATTATTCCAGTATCTTATACTACGCTTAATAATCAGGTGCTCAGAACAGCTTTACTAAAAACGACATTGATAAGGAGGATAGAGGATTCAGAGAGAAAGGCATTGTACTTTGTGAATGGTTCCAAAATAATGAATGCTTCGGAGAGAACTGGAGCCTACCAATAG